From Streptomyces griseorubiginosus, one genomic window encodes:
- a CDS encoding ABC transporter ATP-binding protein has translation MATDVHRPVTPQTSEAVKASEATAAAEATEPGHATGTSEVTETPGATPAPRPSPAVRVEGLTRSFDGRAVIDDLRLEVRQGEFVALLGRSGCGKSTLLRILAGLDRDIEGTVLVPRRKAVAFQAPRLMPWKKVWRNVLLGLPGKPARPVADQALEEVGLGHRSDAWPKTLSGGEAQRASLARALVREPDLLLLDEPFGALDALTRIKAQRLVGELWQRRGCAVLLVTHDVEEAVLLADRVLVMDDGVIAHEQQIDLDRPRDITDPRFAELRGQLLERLGVDTAAEAA, from the coding sequence ATGGCGACCGACGTTCACCGGCCGGTGACCCCCCAGACGTCCGAGGCCGTGAAGGCTTCCGAAGCCACCGCGGCCGCCGAAGCCACCGAGCCCGGCCACGCGACCGGAACCAGCGAAGTCACCGAGACTCCCGGCGCCACCCCGGCCCCCCGCCCCTCCCCGGCCGTCCGGGTCGAAGGCCTGACCCGTTCCTTCGACGGACGTGCCGTCATAGACGACCTCCGACTGGAGGTCCGCCAGGGCGAGTTCGTGGCCCTGCTCGGCCGCAGCGGCTGCGGGAAGTCCACCCTGCTCAGGATCCTCGCCGGGCTCGACCGGGACATCGAGGGCACCGTCCTGGTCCCGCGCCGCAAGGCCGTCGCCTTCCAGGCACCCCGGCTGATGCCGTGGAAGAAGGTGTGGCGCAACGTCCTGCTCGGCCTGCCCGGCAAGCCCGCCCGCCCCGTCGCCGATCAGGCCTTGGAGGAGGTCGGCCTCGGTCACCGCAGTGACGCCTGGCCCAAGACCCTCTCTGGCGGTGAGGCCCAACGCGCCTCCCTGGCCAGGGCGTTGGTGCGCGAGCCCGATCTCCTGCTGCTGGACGAGCCGTTCGGTGCCCTCGACGCCCTCACCCGGATCAAGGCCCAGCGCCTGGTGGGCGAGTTGTGGCAGCGCCGCGGCTGCGCGGTGCTCCTGGTGACGCACGACGTCGAGGAGGCCGTCCTGCTCGCCGACCGGGTGCTCGTGATGGACGACGGCGTCATCGCGCACGAGCAGCAGATAGACCTCGACCGGCCGCGCGACATCACCGATCCCCGGTTCGCGGAGCTCCGCGGACAGCTCCTGGAACGCCTCGGCGTCGACACCGCCGCCGAAGCAGCCTGA